The DNA sequence aaatgagtcggttgtcgacttggaactggctatcacttccgcccaggtgatcttctgctgttgttgctgtggcttacgtgttccatattgcgaggagcttgaacttgtctcccttgttataggtggttgtcggcctcttgattgACTTCTCTCCCTCATGTACAGGGGTGGGAGTCttggcttgagccttttctcgcactccttgcttgccgtctcgtgaggtagtccacatagtttgcactgcaactggcaatcatgatctgcctgtgggttctgcaccccgcaccggttgcagatatgtttgtctgggttggggcatacgtcctgccggtggccgatttctccgcaggccttgcaatactgtaccgatctgcggtatgggcgacaacgtgtgtacgagccggccaccttcacatagaaagggatgtgcggaccttcgaaggtgataactgctgaggtggatttgccgagcatcctcgcatgcaggatgccacagttgttggctgccagtagttccgcaagtcgtttctccgtcgtacacgcagtgataccgtgcacgactccacgtactgttcctgggagcggtttgatgtacggcgtcatctcgtatgtggccgccccgagttcgatgctgctgatggaaccgagcttcagtgcgtagtcctcgtctgcggtgctggtaattatcaggttctgcttccactgcgtttggatggttacgttcgcgcaaaattctttgaaaggagaaccacttgcccttgcaagtccttcggcgatcttctcgttcggccagctggacagtttcatgccggttcttggtcggtataccaccttgtaatcattctctggcagcggcggcgtcacccgtcgcggcggtggcttgccgttggttcggcttccctgatcttgctgccgttggtggttgctgttggcttgcatgcttgcttccactctcgggttgctcctcgcgttcagtcctccttgctggttctgggggttttcttgctttcctcccttttgtatgcggtcctcgttcagcgccttcttgttttttcttgccttgattgcttggaaccatgggccAGCCTGACTCAGCGTCTTGCCGCTGTTCTCGTCGAATTCCATGTTGCTCTGGACCGCTGTGGAGTCTTGGCTATTGTTCTCTATGTCCATTTCGTGAGCACTGCCGTTCGTTTCCCCTGCCATTCTCGGTGCTCGCGAGGCCACGCGGGCCCGCTCCTGGGGCGCGTGCGGCGTTCGGAGAACGGTGTTCGAATATGTGTCGAGGTGCTCGTTGCTCGGTGTCTCAAGGTAAACAAATCCACTCACCGCGGTAATTCTGGCGActttcgatgccgattgccttgtcgagttcaatgacacaaaatcgtgaagtttggttaaggttaactgcaataactcgcgataaaagcagcagcccatgCGAAGCGCGTCCGCTCCACTCGGCCCCCTGGTGGCTAGCCTGGATCGGATGAATGAAAATTATTTGAGGACGGCCTAATTGTGGTTCATATAGTCTTAAGAAACTATGAACGGTCAGAAGATGAAATCGGCAGGAATGGGAAGCATTCTCGTTTCCAGGTATAATACGTCATTTTTAACGTATTTTGGACGTCCTAAGCACAAACGTAGTGCCTCTCGTTCTAATAAAAGCAGTGGCCGAAGCGTCTATAAAGGCACACCTCAGCCAAATTCTAATACCGGAAGAACAGACATAGTATATAACCTCGAAAGTAATTATCTTCGCATACGCTATCTTCGGTTGCTCAGCTATGGCAAAATTTAAATTGCACGAAATTCTTTTGCCGCAATATATGCAACATGGGGACGCCAGTTAAGAGTGCCGTTATAAATAACTTCAAGGTACTtgagcaaaacatgaacaaggtgaatgcaggagccaacgtttcgacaagtggacttgtcctgacataaaaattgttacagcgcaatcacatgcaaccacaaagtatgaaggacgggacacaagcgctgactgtgaactaaattttattgacggaagaggaatgccttatataaggggaaaggcagaagtgaaggggcaagggagtgatacaatcggggaaaaatgacaatgcgcatcgatgaacgaacgtgccagcagtcaacggaatcggcgcagaaaaaacaagaaaacgaaaaaactagaaaaacactagcaaaaggcgagggatactaacatacattgaaatcagtaagcagtcgcttccaaaaaatgaagctatGCAGCAAAAAgtgatacagaaggggtgcttacgcacttgctgccatatttgtgtatgtggaacgcttccaaagtGACGCGCTCCGTCGCGTCGGCACCCTTGCtgagaatcttcgtctctcccaaacgagcctcgcatcctgcgcattcaattacgtgcgcgaccaaatgtgcgtacttttcctttaagttgcttaaatttcgggcatgttcccccaggcgttcattaatgcagcggccggtttggccgacataagcctttccacacttcaagggaatggcgtagaccactcctgtggaacacttgatgaacggcttttcatgttttagctgacaacctctttttttagagttgcagatgcgtgggcataactgtgccagcttgttgggtgccgaaaaaacaacggaaaccccatgcctgttggctaccttcttgaAACTGTgggaagtcttgtgcaggtacggcacaaccaaaggcttgtcgatcttccgacggtcatcttttCCTCGTGTGCCCAGTTTTAGCTTCTGAAGGAGGGTCTCAGGCACTGCAATCAAGACCGAATGGGGGAACCCCGCTGCCAAaagtcggctggcctgattctcaAAACTTTTCTGCATCAGGTGCGGGCACGACTTCTGAAGAGACGATTCCAAACAGTGCGATGCTATAGCTCTTTCTACAGTTTTGGAATGCGTTGAATCATATGATAACATATGgtatttttatgtcaagtatgcaccaactcgcccagaaagaagttttaatgaaggacttgtcttcttcaaggcgacgtacgctttcctccccacagtatatataggtggggttcttctaaaggggagagggtgtgaggcggaagggtgcggaaacgagggaaggtgtgttagcgtgtcgaattgagagtaaaggaacgcggTGCAAAAGGTCAAAGCCAGAGCCACCCCTcaccccccaccccggtctttTAACCCACGCGTGCTAGCCGGCGCCTGACACGCCGACTGAAAAAAAAGAGGGGAAGGGGGGTggaatggaaacgaaaaaaaaagaaaagaaagaaaagggggggggggggcgccaatAAATacaactaagtgttgttgcctatagcttgaagtttagcgtAGCAAATAGATTCGAAAGCTccttttgaaacgtttatgcctattggttgcaatgtcttgaacttatggataaggtatgattctctgtattttctttcttgttcggaacggaaatttgactgtaagatgtagagtttaagttcatcaaagttatgacctggttggttgaaatgctcggcgacggctttgggaagcattttagctgtgtccgcgcggtgtccgtttaatctgacgttcattgattgtcctgttacCCAGATACTTGAGAATGACTCTAGTTGTGGGACATCTAGATTAAAGTTAAGCGACGTCTCTTGGCTCCAGTCACGCTGCTGATGGCAGCTTTTAGCCGAGGAGGACGTTTCTAGTGAATACTAGGAGAATCAATAAAGTTGAAGTTGATATGTGTTCTGGGAAGGCTAGCTATCTAGCAAGCCTACCAGCTCTCATAGATACGACTGCAAAATTTCGTAAAGGGTGTAAATGTCACTAGGCATAGTAAAAAAAGCAATGTTGTCTGACCCCTGAgcgaacggggattctgctcaatAAAATATTCAGATATATTGGTGAAAGTACCAATTCTTGAGGGgcacctcttgtttgcttgtgtTTACGAGGAGAAAAGCCACTTGGGAAACAATAGAATTCCCTCCTTTTAAAAAATTCATTCAAACATGCTACAATCTAACCTGGAAAGCCGTGGCGCTGTAAccgaattataatattttaggTTCAATAATATCATAAGCTTTagatatatctaaggtaactaaagCCGCAAACTGGTTTATATTTCAGGCGATGGTAATGCGACTTTGAAGGTCTACATGCACGTGGCATATTGATTAAACAGATCTAAATACCATATCAGAGGAGCTCAACAGCTTATATTCATTAATAAACTCTATTATATCCCCATTAAGCACCCTTTAAGTAAGTATCACTACATTTGACCTTAACGCAATCGGTCTTATGTTGTCGACCACATACCCTGCCACTTGCATTTTAGGTAACGGAATAATTCTGGCGTTCATTTATTCGCGTGAAATCCATGCGTAGTTCTCTCTTgtgattttccttttctttatcttAATTGAAGGCCCTGATTACTTTTCCACGTTGGTGCTTTTACGTGTGTTCGTCGTAACTTAGCGTTCCAGCATGTGTACAGCATATCCCACGTCATGTGCTCAGCGTACAATGGACATGATAAGCAGAAATTTGCAACTTTATGTGACGCTCTTAGCATGTACCAAGGTTGACTGCCTTGTGAAATATtttcaatacatatatatatatatatatatatatatatatatatatatatatatatatatatatatatatatatatatatatatatatatatacatacatacatatatatatataggagaagtatgggagaggtctttgccctgcagtgggcgggcgtaaccagggttaatggtgatatatatatatatatatatatatatatatatatatatatatatatatatataatgtactcTAGTTCAGTGTTTTGTTTGTTGTCTTTTCTTTCGGGGACAGATGTCAGTTAAAGGGAACctaacaagaaaagaaatattgCAGCTGTTACCCTTCTACAACACCGCTAAGAACTACTCTTCACGCCACGGGATACGTGCTGAGCTCAAAACGGCGCAAGAACGATTAGCAATGAAGCATTGCTGCGATCCAACTTATTACCACCCCCGAAGCGCGTCTTCCATGAGGCGTCTACTGCAGCGGGGCTCGTCTCTAGCGCTTCCGGCTGGACACACTGCGCCGTCTAGCAGCGGTGACAAAATGTtcgcgcatggcctccgagatacgCCGCTGTTCCCTCGCTGGCCGCATACCCAGCGACTTGACTTGACGTGAAAGAGCTTCGTCGAAGAACGGCACATATCCACTTCAATCATGGCGCAACTCGCTAGTGCGCTGGGCTGCTTTCTTATAGTAACCCGTGTGACGTTAGTTCGATTCTAGCCCACacaggagagagagagtaaaacatctttattaataatatttgaatggcgagagcagtgtgggaggaaccctcaatccagggtccctaagatgagaAATTCTAGAGGCTTGATTCGTAATTGAGGATCTCGGGACAAACAGGTAGAGAAGCATATGGTGGGGCATCAAACACTGCGTGAAATAGCCCGAGAATGCTAATTTCATTACGAAGACCTTGAAATTTGTAAATTTGTGTGGCGCACCGGCGTTGTAATATTAGCACGAAATTCGAGTGAGGGAACTTTCCCTAGTTTTTGAACCATTATTCTACGCATACCCGCAAAATTGTGAAAAATCGAGCTTTCAAGGAGTTCTTATCAGTCTGCCATGATTTGGTGTTTCTCTTTACTGTCTATTAAACACCTCACACTGTCCAAAAAAGTTATTGACGAGACGATGATAACGTTCTACTGCTGTTTTCAGAGGCACCTGGTGACGATGCAACGGCGAAGGCCAGCCCACCAAATAATCGACGGAGTTCCGAGATGTATTAACCTCAATCCAGACACGCTAAGAGAAAATCTCAAGTTCAGGGCGCAGAAGGGAGACGTCGTGCAAATAACATTCCCTAAGAGTGGAACCCATTGGTTGATGTACATCACGCACCTCATACTCAGGGAGGGACAACCGATCACCTCGTACGAGGAGTTCGCCAAAGAATGGCGCTTCCTGGAGTACATGGACATCAAGGACTGGACCTCGTCTCTACCACTGTGAACCTTCGCTACACACCTGCCATTGGACAAGCGTACAATGACCGGAGAAGGCAAGTACGTCTACTTCGCCCGCAATCCATGGGATGTCTGCGTCTCCTTTTACAACATGATGACCAACATTAGCTCCTTCGAATTCCAAGACGGAACATTTGAAGACCTAGTCAACGCTTTTGTAAGTGGCAACTTTGGATACGGCGACTATTTCGAACACGTAGGCGCGGGATACGCTCTTAGGGAACAGCCGAACGTGTTCTTCACGACTTACGAGGAACTCAAGAAGAACACGCGCGAAGTCGTGATTAGGCTGGCCTATTTCCTGGGAGAGCAGTATGGCCGAGCTCTGGAAGAGGACGAAGTGTCGCTGGAAAAAGTGCTGGAAAGATCACAGCCGGGTTATATGCGTAGCGTAGTGGTCGTTGACTTGAGCGGTAAAGGTATACCTCAGTGGGACGAGGTGCTCTCGCGGAAGAAGATCACCTGCAACGAAGGCTATGAAGGAGACGAGAACAAATACTCGTTCGTCAGGAGTGGCAAAGTAGGAGGCTGGAAGGATTACTTCACACCCGATCTGCTCCGCATGATGGAGAATCGGATTCTGGAGGTTGAGAAGGAGTCTTCCTTCATGGACCTATGGGAGGACATTCGAACTGAAGCTATTAGAACCATGCAGAATTCCGAATAAATGGTTGCACTCGCATTCTGCCGCTCTGAGCATGGTTGTGTGTTTCAAAACTCTCACGTGGCAGAATTATTTCGCCAAAAGCGGCAACCAGCAAGAATGGATGGAATAAAATTTATAGTGGACGACCATGCTTGGGGGGTGTTGCCCTAGGTGAGTGGCCTCCTTATTTCAGGAAATTGTGGCTCTCTGTCGACAGTCTGGTCCAATTTCCAGCAGCCAAAGCAGGTCCTGAGGGTTGCGGCAAGTCAGCAGAGCCTCCCGCTGGCCTTCTGACGGCTACTGTACTTGTGATCTCTTGGGTTGTTTGCGCACCCCCATGTCATGTGGTagagggaaaagaaaaatatagttTCACTCAGAATTAGCGAGGCATTGACGTGATAGTTAGA is a window from the Dermacentor variabilis isolate Ectoservices chromosome 3, ASM5094787v1, whole genome shotgun sequence genome containing:
- the LOC142576463 gene encoding sulfotransferase 1B1-like → MTGEGKYVYFARNPWDVCVSFYNMMTNISSFEFQDGTFEDLVNAFVSGNFGYGDYFEHVGAGYALREQPNVFFTTYEELKKNTREVVIRLAYFLGEQYGRALEEDEVSLEKVLERSQPGYMRSVVVVDLSGKGIPQWDEVLSRKKITCNEGYEGDENKYSFVRSGKVGGWKDYFTPDLLRMMENRILEVEKESSFMDLWEDIRTEAIRTMQNSE